From Mus musculus strain C57BL/6J chromosome 8, GRCm38.p6 C57BL/6J, a single genomic window includes:
- the Npy5r gene encoding neuropeptide Y receptor type 5 produces the protein MEVKLEEHFNKTFVTENNTAASQNTASPAWEDYRGTENNTSAARNTAFPVWEDYRGSVDDLQYFLIGLYTFVSLLGFMGNLLILMAVMKKRNQKTTVNFLIGNLAFSDILVVLFCSPFTLTSVLLDQWMFGKAMCHIMPFLQCVSVLVSTLILISIAIVRYHMIKHPISNNLTANHGYFLIATVWTLGFAICSPLPVFHSLVELKETFGSALLSSKYLCVESWPSDSYRIAFTISLLLVQYILPLVCLTVSHTSVCRSISCGLSHKENRLEENEMINLTLHPSKKSRDQAKPPSTQKWSYSFIRKHRRRYSKKTACVLPAPAGPSQEKHLTVPENPGSVRSQLSPSSKVIPGVPICFEVKPEESSDAQEMRVKRSLTRIKKRSRSVFYRLTILILVFAVSWMPLHVFHVVTDFNDNLISNRHFKLVYCICHLLGMMSCCLNPILYGFLNNGIKADLRALIHCLHMS, from the coding sequence ATGGAGGTTAAACTTGAAGAGCATTTTAACAAGACATTTGTCACGGAGAACAATACTGCTGCCAGTCAGAACACGGCCTCCCCTGCCTGGGAGGACTACAGAGGCACAGAGAACAATACTTCTGCTGCTCGGAACACTGCCTTTCCAGTCTGGGAGGACTATAGAGGCAGCGTAGACGACTTACAATACTTCCTGATTGGGCTCTATACATTTGTAAGTCTTCTTGGTTTTATGGGAAATCTACTTATCTTAATGGCTGTTATGAAAAAGCGCAATCAGAAGACTACAGTGAACTTTCTCATAGGCAACCTGGCCTTCTCCGACATTTTGGTTGTCCTGTTTTGCTCCCCTTTCACCCTGACCTCTGTCTTGTTGGATCAGTGGATGTTCGGCAAAGCCATGTGCCATATCATGCCATTCCTTCAGTGTGTATCAGTTCTGGTTTCAACTCTGATTTTAATATCGATTGCCATTGTCAGGTATCATATGATAAAGCACCCTATATCTAACAATTTAACAGCAAACCATGGCTACTTCCTGATAGCTACTGTCTGGACACTGGGCTTTGCCATCTGTTCTCCCCTCCCAGTGTTTCACAGCCTTGTGGAACTTAAGGAAACCTTTGGCTCAGCATTGCTAAGCAGCAAGTATTTGTGTGTTGAGTCATGGCCCTCTGATTCATACAGAATTGCTTTCACAATCTCTTTATTGTTAGTTCAGTATATCCTGCCTCTAGTATGTTTAACAGTAAGTCATACTAGTGTCTGCAGGAGTATAAGCTGTGGAttgtcccacaaagaaaacagaCTCGAAGAAAATGAGATGATCAACTTAACTCTACATCCATCCAAAAAGAGTCGGGACCAGGCAAAACCCCCCAGCACTCAAAAGTGGAGCTACTCATTCATCAGAAAGCACCGAAGAAGGTACAGCAAGAAGACGGCATGCGTGTTACCCGCCCCAGCAGGACCTTCCCAGGAGAAGCACCTAACCGTTCCAGAAAACCCAGGCTCGGTCCGTAGCCAGCTGTCACCATCCAGTAAGGTTATTCCAGGGGTCCCGATCTGCTTTGAGGTGAAACCTGAAGAAAGCTCAGATGCTCAGGAGATGAGAGTCAAGCGTTCCCTCACGAGAATAAAGAAGAGATCTCGCAGTGTTTTCTACAGACTGACTATATTGATATTAGTGTTCGCTGTTAGCTGGATGCCACTCCACGTCTTCCACGTGGTGACCGATTTCAATGATAACCTGATTTCCAATAGGCATTTCAAGCTGGTGTACTGCATCTGTCACTTGTTAGGCATGATGTCCTGTTGTCTTAATCCGATCTTATATGGATTCCTTAATAATGGTATCAAAGCAGACTTGAGAGCCCTTATCCACTGCCTACACATGTCATGA